From the Streptomyces nodosus genome, the window CGTAGTCGTTGAGATTGGCACGGAACTCCTCGGCCGTCTCGACGTCGTCCTCCTCCTCGCTCTCCAGGAGGGCGGTGAAGCGGACGACGGCGGGGGACAGGAGCCGGTACAGCTCGGCGTGCAGCTTCTCCCACTTGGACTGGGAGCCGGCCGCCTTCGCCTGCGCCTCGAAGTACGCGGCGACGAACTCGTCCATGTCCTGCTCCGAGATGATCGGGGCGGACATGACGCGGCTCTGGGCCGTGTAGAGGAGGTTGGGATCGGAGGGCAGGGTGTGCGCCTCCTCGAAGTACGGGCGGAAGGCGTCCTGGATGTCCTCGGCGTCGTTGACGAAGTCCAGGACGGCGAGGTCTGCCTGGGACTTGCGTTCGGCGGTGCGGTTGAGGCGGGAGAGGGTCTGCACGGCCGCGATGCCGGTCAGTGTCTTGTTGACGTACATCGTGGTGAGGAGCGGCTGGTCGAAGCCGGTCTGGTACTTCTCGGCGACGACCAGGATCCGGTACTCCTGCTGCCCCTTGCCACCGGCCTTCGCGGCCTTGTCGTCGGCACGGGTGTAGCCGAAGGCCTTCGGCAATGCGTTCTCCGAGATGCCACCGCCGTTCTCCTTGACCTCGGTGGTCTCCTCGCCGTCGATGGTGAGGGACCCGGAGAAGGCGACCAGGACACCGAGGTCCGGGTACTTGGTGTCGTACTCGCGGTCGGCGATGTAACTCCGGATGGCGCGGGCCATCTGCACGGCGGAGTGCCGGGAGGCCGTGACCACCATGGCCTTGGCGCGTCCGCCGAGCCGGCCGCGGGTGTGGGCGACGAAGTGCTCGACGATCACCTGGGCGTGCTGCGACACCGTGTGCTCGTGCATGAGGGCGAACCGGGCGAGCAGGCTGTTTGCCTTGGAGGGGTCGACCTCCTTCTCGTCGCGGTTGAGGTTCGCGAGCTTCCAGTAGGTGTTGTACGTGACGTAGTTGCGCAGCGGGTCGAGGATGAAGCCTTCCTCGATGGCCTGGCGCATGGAGTAGGTGTGGAAGGGGCGATAGACGGTGTTTCCGTTCTCGACGCCTTCCGTGCCGAAGAGTTCGAGCGTCTTGGACTTGGGCGTGGCGGTGAAGGCGAAGTAGGAGAGGTTGGCGGCGCGGGAGCGTTCCACCGCCTTCGCCTTCAGCTGGTCGTTCAGGGTGACGGTGGTCGCGCCCTCGTCGTCCGAGTCGGCGTCCAGGCCGAGGTCGCGCAGGGCGGACTTCACGGCGGTGGCGGCGTCGCCGGACTGCGAGGAGTGTGCCTCGTCGACGATGATCGCGAAGCGGGTGCCCTTGATCTCGGTGGGGTTGCGCTTGATGTAGTCGAGCAGCGCGGGGAACGAGTGCAGGGTGACGGTGACGATTTTGCCGGTGTCCCGGGAGAGGGCGCGGGCGAGCTGTTCGCTCTTGGCTCCGTGCTTCTCGTCGACCTTCACGACCAGGCCGTCGGTCTGGCTGAATCCGCCGACGGTTTCCCGGAGCTGGGAGTCCAGGTTGCGGCGGTCGGTGATGACGATGACCTTGTCGAAGACGGGCTCGCCCGGCTTGATACGGCCCTCGGCGAGGGCATCGGGCCTCAGGACGCTCGGATCCCTGC encodes:
- a CDS encoding type I restriction endonuclease subunit R, which codes for MSPVHDESSFGSAIVAALCERGWREANPEDYQADLGLDTNELYTFIGATQPDEWSELLTVYGGNPNEAQHGFAQRLDRAIAEDGLLHVLRNGVKDRGVRIRVAYFKPNLISADSVLDGYRANRLTVVRELRYATKQADWGHELDLTLFLNGIPVATAELKNPLTGQGVEQAKEQYRTDRDPTELIFTRRVIANFAVDPDLVFVSTQLRGKSTRFLPFNTGSNGPGQPGGAGNPAPTAHGTYATSYLWEQVWQRDNWLDLLQRFVHQQKHKTPGGGTTKSTIFPRFHQWDVVRKLTAHASVHGAGQNYLVMASAGSGKSNTIGWLAHRLSDLHARRDPSVLRPDALAEGRIKPGEPVFDKVIVITDRRNLDSQLRETVGGFSQTDGLVVKVDEKHGAKSEQLARALSRDTGKIVTVTLHSFPALLDYIKRNPTEIKGTRFAIIVDEAHSSQSGDAATAVKSALRDLGLDADSDDEGATTVTLNDQLKAKAVERSRAANLSYFAFTATPKSKTLELFGTEGVENGNTVYRPFHTYSMRQAIEEGFILDPLRNYVTYNTYWKLANLNRDEKEVDPSKANSLLARFALMHEHTVSQHAQVIVEHFVAHTRGRLGGRAKAMVVTASRHSAVQMARAIRSYIADREYDTKYPDLGVLVAFSGSLTIDGEETTEVKENGGGISENALPKAFGYTRADDKAAKAGGKGQQEYRILVVAEKYQTGFDQPLLTTMYVNKTLTGIAAVQTLSRLNRTAERKSQADLAVLDFVNDAEDIQDAFRPYFEEAHTLPSDPNLLYTAQSRVMSAPIISEQDMDEFVAAYFEAQAKAAGSQSKWEKLHAELYRLLSPAVVRFTALLESEEEDDVETAEEFRANLNDYVRKYGFLAQIVPYRDAELERLYLYGRYLLNRLPRLADGGVDIGEVDLSHLRVEKTGEHDVSLSPDGPAELKGFGDGVGGAKDPEKSLLSELIDKFNSKFGTDFTEEDVLPAFNATKEDPKVRAAALVNDEENFGIVFDKKFEENMMDHVSTIDTLGKRYFGTDRDFKSNLDRSARRAAWRMIRREEGLDDL